The Bombus fervidus isolate BK054 chromosome 6, iyBomFerv1, whole genome shotgun sequence genome contains a region encoding:
- the Wg gene encoding wnt family member 1 wingless yields MVFHRSTKLDQNRDRICAPRLHLIAKKKKKKKKKKKKMRLWMIIGALAVATHASIAEITRNKNRGRGSMWWGIAKAGEPNNFLPMSPASLHMDPTVYATLRRKQRRLARENPGVLMAVARGANQAIAECQHQFRNRRWNCSTKNFLRGKNLFGKIVDRGCRETAFIYAITSAAVTHSIARACSEGSIQSCSCDYTHQSRPPSGTRDWEWGGCSDNIGYGFKFSREFVDTGERGRNLREKMNLHNNEAGRAHVSSEMRQECKCHGMSGSCTVKTCWMRLPNFRVVGDNLKDRFDGASRVMVSNSDRVRGNGNAIVSNSASNSVHGHREGLGRRHRYNFQLKPYNPEHKPPGPKDLVYLEPSPPFCEKNPKLGILGTHGRQCNDTSIGVDGCDLMCCGRGYKTQEVTVVERCACTFHWCCEVKCQLCRIKKTIHTCL; encoded by the exons ATGGTGTTTCACCGTTCGACGAAGCTCGACCAGAATCGCGATAGGATCTGCGCGCCGCGATTGCATTTGAtcgcgaagaagaagaagaagaagaagaagaagaagaagaagatgaggCTTTGGATGATCATCGGCGCTCTGGCGGTGGCGACACACGCCTCCATCGCCGAAATTACCAGGAACAAAAACCGTGGCAGAGGATCGATGTGGTG GGGAATCGCCAAGGCAGGAGAGCCCAATAATTTTTTGCCAATGTCCCCGGCCTCTCTTCACATGGATCCTACAGTGTATGCGACCTTGAGGAGAAAGCAGCGCAGACTGGCCAGGGAAAACCCAGGAGTTCTAATGGCCGTGGCTAGGGGTGCGAACCAAGCGATCGCCGAGTGCCAACATCAGTTTCGCAATCGTCGATGGAACTGTTCGACCAAGAATTTTCTTCGTGGGAAAAACCTCTTCGGCAAGATCGTCGACAGAG GTTGTCGAGAGACCGCCTTCATCTACGCCATCACGAGCGCGGCCGTGACTCACAGCATCGCGAGAGCGTGCAGCGAGGGCAGCATCCAGTCGTGCTCCTGCGACTATACCCACCAATCGCGGCCACCATCCGGCACGCGGGATTGGGAATGGGGTGGCTGTTCGGACAACATCGGCTACGGGTTCAAGTTCTCCCGCGAATTCGTCGACACGGGGGAGCGTGGACGAAATCTGCGCGAGAAGATGAATCTGCACAACAACGAGGCCGGCAGAGCG CACGTGTCCTCGGAGATGCGGCAGGAGTGCAAGTGTCACGGCATGTCGGGCTCCTGCACCGTCAAGACCTGCTGGATGAGGCTACCGAATTTTCGCGTGGTCGGGGATAACCTGAAGGATCGGTTCGACGGCGCGTCCAGAGTTATGGTGAGCAACTCGGATCGAGTGCGTGGCAACGGGAACGCGATCGTGAGCAATTCGGCGAGTAATTCTGTGCACGGTCATCGGGAGGGTCTGGGTCGTCGACACCGGTACAACTTTCAGCTGAAGCCTTACAACCCGGAGCACAAGCCACCTGGTCCGAAGGATCTCGTTTACCTGGAGCCCTCGCCGCCGTTCTGCGAGAAGAACCCGAAACTTGGCATTCTCGGCACTCACGGTAGACAGTGCAACGACACGAGTATCGGTGTCGACGGCTGCGACCTGATGTGCTGCGGCAGAGGCTACAAGACGCAAGAGGTGACGGTCGTCGAGAGATGCGCCTGCACGTTCCATTGGTGCTGCGAGGTCAAGTGTCAGCTCTGCAGAATCAAGAAGACGATACACACGTGCCTCTAg